In Haliaeetus albicilla chromosome 12, bHalAlb1.1, whole genome shotgun sequence, a genomic segment contains:
- the CEP131 gene encoding centrosomal protein of 131 kDa isoform X4, whose amino-acid sequence MKSTRSSSSFQGASSGGVDLSLTGLPAPVSRRPSSASPAKHMARSVSVTADGKPKRNALEDAGSRAMNNLRRSNSTTQVNQRVNSTRSSEQMGDFLTFFESGSGGRKKLASLSKTSPEKKTTWNILDDQPRAFPGPSGSRGVEPPAGMRRKEATVLLAANFTANNRSNKGAMGNCVTTMVHNNYSTTEKGPAPKSSNQAPSSLNNVVKATSNEDGESSSFVKSQKNFSSNNIMTRNNNSSLPRRKEVTEEEAERFIQQVNLAAVTIQRWYRRHSQRHRAAAAALGRLLASKREERQQQMEEGNILDLHERKDEERRKIREEKARLARRAAIQELHQKRAQKASDAKRLAEEELARVKESRRVAKKKPAKPASTRNVSPASSVAKANNAEANFHSVAAEPEESGLADLGSVLLRDPGADDKLQDVSSRETGGEDVETVVTAISRTQSKVTLNELLDTLRLLEEEPELLPPPKLFKKDRYAWVDGEASSNSLTADNLEKFGKLNHSPGVPEDGALLSEAKLQSIISFLDEMEKSEQERPRSAASATQREGLLLEEELAHLEQASAVATEVTGSIMRLKLEVEEKKRAISLLQTALAQQRELTIRHVKQTEKELSHQLRLQREQYEAAIQRHLAFIDQLIDDKKVLSEKCEAVVAELKQVDQKYGKKITQMQEQHELEIKKLKELMSATEKIRREKWIDEKTKKIKEITVKGLEPEIQKLIAKHRQDIRKLKMLHEAELLQSDERAAQRYGRQAEELRGLLEREKEEQSQRERERARQRCEQQLEQEEQALQQQRRRLYAEVAEEKERLSQQAARQRAEVEELRRQLEASSSAVTRALKEEYAKEKEEQERRHQAEVKVLKDRLEMEKQAWEAHYMKKEEAWLLSRERELREEVRKERDKEIELVIQRLEADMSSAKEECERAAENRIKRIRDKYEVELQELERSERKLQECCNELKGRLAELEGESIRLQGLLKHKEQEVEEIQKVRDQLAQERSSLAEVIRQEFADRLVGTEEENKQLKAEMAEMRARQRLELDRVVQEKDKELEEVHRRVKTAVMRKEESVSSLRKQYEAAMQRADRLEALLEQQRKQLLATK is encoded by the exons ATGAAGAGCACCCGCAGCAGCTCCTCCTTCCAGGGCGCCAGTTCTGGCGGTGTGGATCTGAGCCTGACGGGTCTCCCTGCGCCGGTCTCGCGGCGCCCCAGCAGCGCTTCTCCCGCCAAGCACATGGCACGCTCTGTCTCGGTCACCGCCGACGGCAAACCGAAGAGGAACGCTTTG GAAGATGCGGGATCCCGGGCAATGAACAACCTCCGGAGGTCCAACAGCACCACCCAGGTTAACCAGCGGGTGAACAGCACGCGCAG CTCAGAGCAGATGGGAGACTTCCTGACTTTCTTTGAGAGTGGttctgggggaagaaagaaactggCGAGTCTGAGCAAAACCTccccagaaaagaaaaccacGTGGAACATCTTG GACGATCAGCCGCGAGCATTCCCAGGCCCCTCTGGCTCTCGTGGCGTTGAGCCACCAGCAGGGATGAGGAGGAAAGAAGCCACTGTACTCCTGGCAGCCAACTTCACCGCCAACAACAG GAGCAACAAGGGCGCGATGGGCAACTGTGTCACCACCATGGTGCACAACAACTACTCCACCACTGAGAAGGGCCCCGCACCCAAAAGCTCCAACCAGGCACCCAGTTCCCTCAA CAATGTTGTCAAAGCGACCTCAAACGAGGACggtgaaagcagcagctttgtgaAGTCTCAGAAGAATTTCTCCAGCAACAACATCATGACCCGCAACAACAACAGCAGCCTGCCTCGGAGGAAGGAGGTGACCGAGGAAGAGGCGGAGAG GTTCATCCAGCAGGTGAACCTGGCCGCCGTGACCATCCAGCGCTGGTACCGACGCCATTCACAACggcacagggcagcagcagcagctctggggcgCTTGCTGGCTTCCAAAAGGGAG gaaaggcagcagcagatggaggAAGGGAATATCCTGGATTTGCATGAGAGGAAGGATGAGGAACGCCGGAAGATTCGAGAGGAGAAGGCACGCCTGGCCCGACGTGCTGCTATCCAG GAACTGCACCAGAAAAGGGCCCAAAAGGCTTCAGATGCAAAGCGCTTGGCAGAAGAAGAGCTTGCGCGGGTGAAGGAGAGCAGAAGGGTAGCAAAGAAGAAGCCTGCCAAACCTGCTTCTACAAGGAACGTCAGTCCAGCCAGCAGCGTCGCCAAAGCCAATAATGCTG AGGCCAATTTCCACTCAGTAGCTGCAGAGCCAGAAGAAAGTGGCCTCGCAGACCTTGGCTCCGTGCTCTTGCGGGACCCTGGGGCAGACGACAAGCTGCAG GATGTGAGCTCCAGAGAGACGGGTGGCGAGGATGTGGAGACAGTGGTGACTGCTATCAGCAGGACTCAGTCCAAGGTCACTCTCAATGAGCTGCTGGACACACTCAGGCTGTTGGAGGaagagccagagctgctgcccccacCAAAGCTCTTCAAGAAGGACAGATATGCCTGGGTAGATGGG GAGGCCAGCTCCAATTCCCTGACTGCTGATAATTTGGAGAAGTTTGGGAAGCTGAATCACTCCCCGGGGGTCCCTGAGGATGGGGCTCTGCTCTCGGAGGCCAAGCTCCAAAGCATCATCAGTTTCCTGGATGAGATGGAGAAGTCGGAACAGGAGAGGCCCAGGTCGGCCGCCTCGGCCACGCAGCGGGAG GGTCTCCTCTTGGAAGAGGAGCTGGCTCACTTGGAGCAGGCATCGGCTGTTGCCACAGAGGTCACAGGCTCCATCATGAGGCTGAAGCTGGAAGTGGAGGAGAAGAAGCGAGCCATCAGCCTGCTACAGACGGCCCTG GCTCAGCAGAGGGAACTGACTATCCGGCACGTCAAACAGACTGAGAAGGAGCTCAGCCACCAGctcaggctgcagagggaacagTATGAGGCAGCTATCCAAAGGCATCTGGCCTTCATCGACCAG CTCATTGATGACAAGAAAGTGCTGAGTGAGAAGTGTGAGGCTGTGGTAGCTGAGCTGAAACAAGTGGACCAGAAGTACGGCAAGAAGATCACCCAGATGCAGGAGCAGCACGAGCTG GAGATTAAGAAACTGAAGGAACTGATGAGCGCAACTGAGAAAATCAGGCGGGAGAAGTGGATTGAtgagaaaaccaaaaagatCAAAGAAATCACGGTGAAAG GGCTGGAGCCGGAGATCCAGAAGCTCATCGCCAAACACAGGCAGGACATCAGGAAGCTGAAGATGCTGCACGAGGCCGAGCTGCTGCAGTCGGATGAGCGGGCTGCCCAGCGCTACGGCCggcaggcagaggagctgcGGGGTCTGCTGGAGCGGGAGAAGGAGGAGCAGAGCCAGCGGGAGAGGGAGCGGGCCCGGCAGCG gtgcgagcagcagctggagcaggaggagcaggcgctgcagcagcagcggcgcCGGCTCTACGCCGAGGTGGCCGAGGAGAAGGAGCGGCTCAGCCAGCAAGCGGCCAG GCAGAGAGCGGAGGTGGAGGAGCTGCGGCGGCAGCTGGAGGCGAGCAGCTCGGCCGTCACCAGGGCACTGAAGGAGGAGTACgcaaaagagaaggaggagcaggagaggcGGCATCAG gcagaagtgAAGGTGCTGAAGGACCGGCTGGAGATGGAGAAGCAGGCCTGGGAGGCACACTACATGAAGAAGGAG GAAGCCTGGCTGCTCTCCCGGGagcgggagctgcgggaggaggtgaggaaggagagagacaaAGAGATCGAGTTGGTGATTCAGCGCCTGGAGGCCGACATGTCCTCAGCCAAGGAGGAGTGTGAGAGGGCAGCAGAGAACAG GATTAAGAGGATCCGAGACAAGTACGAGGTAGAGCTCCAGGAGCTAGAGAGGTCTGAGCGGAAGCTGCAGGAGTGCTGCAATGAGCTGAAGGGGcggctggcagagctggaagggGAGAGCATTCGTCTGCAGGGCCTGCTGAAGCACAAGGagcaggaggtggaggagaTCCAGAAG GTGAGGGACCAGCTGGCCCAGGAGCGGAGCAGCCTGGCAGAAGTGATCCGGCAGGAGTTTGCTGACAGGCTGGtggggacagaggaggagaaCAAGCAGCTAAAGGCGGAGATGGCGGAGATGAGAGCCCGGCAACGCCTGGAGCTGGATAGGGTGGTGCAGGAGAAGGACAAAGAGCTGGAGGAGGTTCACAGGAG GGTGAAGACGGCGGTgatgaggaaggaggagagcgTGAGCAGCCTTCGGAAGCAGTACGAA GCGGCTATGCAGAGAGCCGACCGCCTGGAAGCCCTCCTGGAGCAACAGCGAAAGCAGCTGCTGGCCACCAAGTGA
- the CEP131 gene encoding centrosomal protein of 131 kDa isoform X2 has protein sequence MKSTRSSSSFQGASSGGVDLSLTGLPAPVSRRPSSASPAKHMARSVSVTADGKPKRNALEDAGSRAMNNLRRSNSTTQVNQRVNSTRSSEQMGDFLTFFESGSGGRKKLASLSKTSPEKKTTWNILDDQPRAFPGPSGSRGVEPPAGMRRKEATVLLAANFTANNRSNKGAMGNCVTTMVHNNYSTTEKGPAPKSSNQAPSSLNNVVKATSNEDGESSSFVKSQKNFSSNNIMTRNNNSSLPRRKEVTEEEAERFIQQVNLAAVTIQRWYRRHSQRHRAAAAALGRLLASKREERQQQMEEGNILDLHERKDEERRKIREEKARLARRAAIQELHQKRAQKASDAKRLAEEELARVKESRRVAKKKPAKPASTRNVSPASSVAKANNAEANFHSVAAEPEESGLADLGSVLLRDPGADDKLQDVSSRETGGEDVETVVTAISRTQSKVTLNELLDTLRLLEEEPELLPPPKLFKKDRYAWVDGEASSNSLTADNLEKFGKLNHSPGVPEDGALLSEAKLQSIISFLDEMEKSEQERPRSAASATQREGLLLEEELAHLEQASAVATEVTGSIMRLKLEVEEKKRAISLLQTALAQQRELTIRHVKQTEKELSHQLRLQREQYEAAIQRHLAFIDQLIDDKKVLSEKCEAVVAELKQVDQKYGKKITQMQEQHELVWRTLGPFCEEIKKLKELMSATEKIRREKWIDEKTKKIKEITVKGLEPEIQKLIAKHRQDIRKLKMLHEAELLQSDERAAQRYGRQAEELRGLLEREKEEQSQRERERARQRCEQQLEQEEQALQQQRRRLYAEVAEEKERLSQQAARQRAEVEELRRQLEASSSAVTRALKEEYAKEKEEQERRHQAEVKVLKDRLEMEKQAWEAHYMKKEEAWLLSRERELREEVRKERDKEIELVIQRLEADMSSAKEECERAAENRIKRIRDKYEVELQELERSERKLQECCNELKGRLAELEGESIRLQGLLKHKEQEVEEIQKVRDQLAQERSSLAEVIRQEFADRLVGTEEENKQLKAEMAEMRARQRLELDRVVQEKDKELEEVHRRVKTAVMRKEESVSSLRKQYEAAMQRADRLEALLEQQRKQLLATK, from the exons ATGAAGAGCACCCGCAGCAGCTCCTCCTTCCAGGGCGCCAGTTCTGGCGGTGTGGATCTGAGCCTGACGGGTCTCCCTGCGCCGGTCTCGCGGCGCCCCAGCAGCGCTTCTCCCGCCAAGCACATGGCACGCTCTGTCTCGGTCACCGCCGACGGCAAACCGAAGAGGAACGCTTTG GAAGATGCGGGATCCCGGGCAATGAACAACCTCCGGAGGTCCAACAGCACCACCCAGGTTAACCAGCGGGTGAACAGCACGCGCAG CTCAGAGCAGATGGGAGACTTCCTGACTTTCTTTGAGAGTGGttctgggggaagaaagaaactggCGAGTCTGAGCAAAACCTccccagaaaagaaaaccacGTGGAACATCTTG GACGATCAGCCGCGAGCATTCCCAGGCCCCTCTGGCTCTCGTGGCGTTGAGCCACCAGCAGGGATGAGGAGGAAAGAAGCCACTGTACTCCTGGCAGCCAACTTCACCGCCAACAACAG GAGCAACAAGGGCGCGATGGGCAACTGTGTCACCACCATGGTGCACAACAACTACTCCACCACTGAGAAGGGCCCCGCACCCAAAAGCTCCAACCAGGCACCCAGTTCCCTCAA CAATGTTGTCAAAGCGACCTCAAACGAGGACggtgaaagcagcagctttgtgaAGTCTCAGAAGAATTTCTCCAGCAACAACATCATGACCCGCAACAACAACAGCAGCCTGCCTCGGAGGAAGGAGGTGACCGAGGAAGAGGCGGAGAG GTTCATCCAGCAGGTGAACCTGGCCGCCGTGACCATCCAGCGCTGGTACCGACGCCATTCACAACggcacagggcagcagcagcagctctggggcgCTTGCTGGCTTCCAAAAGGGAG gaaaggcagcagcagatggaggAAGGGAATATCCTGGATTTGCATGAGAGGAAGGATGAGGAACGCCGGAAGATTCGAGAGGAGAAGGCACGCCTGGCCCGACGTGCTGCTATCCAG GAACTGCACCAGAAAAGGGCCCAAAAGGCTTCAGATGCAAAGCGCTTGGCAGAAGAAGAGCTTGCGCGGGTGAAGGAGAGCAGAAGGGTAGCAAAGAAGAAGCCTGCCAAACCTGCTTCTACAAGGAACGTCAGTCCAGCCAGCAGCGTCGCCAAAGCCAATAATGCTG AGGCCAATTTCCACTCAGTAGCTGCAGAGCCAGAAGAAAGTGGCCTCGCAGACCTTGGCTCCGTGCTCTTGCGGGACCCTGGGGCAGACGACAAGCTGCAG GATGTGAGCTCCAGAGAGACGGGTGGCGAGGATGTGGAGACAGTGGTGACTGCTATCAGCAGGACTCAGTCCAAGGTCACTCTCAATGAGCTGCTGGACACACTCAGGCTGTTGGAGGaagagccagagctgctgcccccacCAAAGCTCTTCAAGAAGGACAGATATGCCTGGGTAGATGGG GAGGCCAGCTCCAATTCCCTGACTGCTGATAATTTGGAGAAGTTTGGGAAGCTGAATCACTCCCCGGGGGTCCCTGAGGATGGGGCTCTGCTCTCGGAGGCCAAGCTCCAAAGCATCATCAGTTTCCTGGATGAGATGGAGAAGTCGGAACAGGAGAGGCCCAGGTCGGCCGCCTCGGCCACGCAGCGGGAG GGTCTCCTCTTGGAAGAGGAGCTGGCTCACTTGGAGCAGGCATCGGCTGTTGCCACAGAGGTCACAGGCTCCATCATGAGGCTGAAGCTGGAAGTGGAGGAGAAGAAGCGAGCCATCAGCCTGCTACAGACGGCCCTG GCTCAGCAGAGGGAACTGACTATCCGGCACGTCAAACAGACTGAGAAGGAGCTCAGCCACCAGctcaggctgcagagggaacagTATGAGGCAGCTATCCAAAGGCATCTGGCCTTCATCGACCAG CTCATTGATGACAAGAAAGTGCTGAGTGAGAAGTGTGAGGCTGTGGTAGCTGAGCTGAAACAAGTGGACCAGAAGTACGGCAAGAAGATCACCCAGATGCAGGAGCAGCACGAGCTG gTCTGGCGCACTTTGGGCCCCTTTTGCGAG GAGATTAAGAAACTGAAGGAACTGATGAGCGCAACTGAGAAAATCAGGCGGGAGAAGTGGATTGAtgagaaaaccaaaaagatCAAAGAAATCACGGTGAAAG GGCTGGAGCCGGAGATCCAGAAGCTCATCGCCAAACACAGGCAGGACATCAGGAAGCTGAAGATGCTGCACGAGGCCGAGCTGCTGCAGTCGGATGAGCGGGCTGCCCAGCGCTACGGCCggcaggcagaggagctgcGGGGTCTGCTGGAGCGGGAGAAGGAGGAGCAGAGCCAGCGGGAGAGGGAGCGGGCCCGGCAGCG gtgcgagcagcagctggagcaggaggagcaggcgctgcagcagcagcggcgcCGGCTCTACGCCGAGGTGGCCGAGGAGAAGGAGCGGCTCAGCCAGCAAGCGGCCAG GCAGAGAGCGGAGGTGGAGGAGCTGCGGCGGCAGCTGGAGGCGAGCAGCTCGGCCGTCACCAGGGCACTGAAGGAGGAGTACgcaaaagagaaggaggagcaggagaggcGGCATCAG gcagaagtgAAGGTGCTGAAGGACCGGCTGGAGATGGAGAAGCAGGCCTGGGAGGCACACTACATGAAGAAGGAG GAAGCCTGGCTGCTCTCCCGGGagcgggagctgcgggaggaggtgaggaaggagagagacaaAGAGATCGAGTTGGTGATTCAGCGCCTGGAGGCCGACATGTCCTCAGCCAAGGAGGAGTGTGAGAGGGCAGCAGAGAACAG GATTAAGAGGATCCGAGACAAGTACGAGGTAGAGCTCCAGGAGCTAGAGAGGTCTGAGCGGAAGCTGCAGGAGTGCTGCAATGAGCTGAAGGGGcggctggcagagctggaagggGAGAGCATTCGTCTGCAGGGCCTGCTGAAGCACAAGGagcaggaggtggaggagaTCCAGAAG GTGAGGGACCAGCTGGCCCAGGAGCGGAGCAGCCTGGCAGAAGTGATCCGGCAGGAGTTTGCTGACAGGCTGGtggggacagaggaggagaaCAAGCAGCTAAAGGCGGAGATGGCGGAGATGAGAGCCCGGCAACGCCTGGAGCTGGATAGGGTGGTGCAGGAGAAGGACAAAGAGCTGGAGGAGGTTCACAGGAG GGTGAAGACGGCGGTgatgaggaaggaggagagcgTGAGCAGCCTTCGGAAGCAGTACGAA GCGGCTATGCAGAGAGCCGACCGCCTGGAAGCCCTCCTGGAGCAACAGCGAAAGCAGCTGCTGGCCACCAAGTGA
- the CEP131 gene encoding centrosomal protein of 131 kDa isoform X1 produces the protein MKSTRSSSSFQGASSGGVDLSLTGLPAPVSRRPSSASPAKHMARSVSVTADGKPKRNALEDAGSRAMNNLRRSNSTTQVNQRVNSTRSSEQMGDFLTFFESGSGGRKKLASLSKTSPEKKTTWNILDDQPRAFPGPSGSRGVEPPAGMRRKEATVLLAANFTANNRSNKGAMGNCVTTMVHNNYSTTEKGPAPKSSNQAPSSLNNVVKATSNEDGESSSFVKSQKNFSSNNIMTRNNNSSLPRRKEVTEEEAERFIQQVNLAAVTIQRWYRRHSQRHRAAAAALGRLLASKREERQQQMEEGNILDLHERKDEERRKIREEKARLARRAAIQELHQKRAQKASDAKRLAEEELARVKESRRVAKKKPAKPASTRNVSPASSVAKANNAEANFHSVAAEPEESGLADLGSVLLRDPGADDKLQDVSSRETGGEDVETVVTAISRTQSKVTLNELLDTLRLLEEEPELLPPPKLFKKDRYAWVDGQEASSNSLTADNLEKFGKLNHSPGVPEDGALLSEAKLQSIISFLDEMEKSEQERPRSAASATQREGLLLEEELAHLEQASAVATEVTGSIMRLKLEVEEKKRAISLLQTALAQQRELTIRHVKQTEKELSHQLRLQREQYEAAIQRHLAFIDQLIDDKKVLSEKCEAVVAELKQVDQKYGKKITQMQEQHELVWRTLGPFCEEIKKLKELMSATEKIRREKWIDEKTKKIKEITVKGLEPEIQKLIAKHRQDIRKLKMLHEAELLQSDERAAQRYGRQAEELRGLLEREKEEQSQRERERARQRCEQQLEQEEQALQQQRRRLYAEVAEEKERLSQQAARQRAEVEELRRQLEASSSAVTRALKEEYAKEKEEQERRHQAEVKVLKDRLEMEKQAWEAHYMKKEEAWLLSRERELREEVRKERDKEIELVIQRLEADMSSAKEECERAAENRIKRIRDKYEVELQELERSERKLQECCNELKGRLAELEGESIRLQGLLKHKEQEVEEIQKVRDQLAQERSSLAEVIRQEFADRLVGTEEENKQLKAEMAEMRARQRLELDRVVQEKDKELEEVHRRVKTAVMRKEESVSSLRKQYEAAMQRADRLEALLEQQRKQLLATK, from the exons ATGAAGAGCACCCGCAGCAGCTCCTCCTTCCAGGGCGCCAGTTCTGGCGGTGTGGATCTGAGCCTGACGGGTCTCCCTGCGCCGGTCTCGCGGCGCCCCAGCAGCGCTTCTCCCGCCAAGCACATGGCACGCTCTGTCTCGGTCACCGCCGACGGCAAACCGAAGAGGAACGCTTTG GAAGATGCGGGATCCCGGGCAATGAACAACCTCCGGAGGTCCAACAGCACCACCCAGGTTAACCAGCGGGTGAACAGCACGCGCAG CTCAGAGCAGATGGGAGACTTCCTGACTTTCTTTGAGAGTGGttctgggggaagaaagaaactggCGAGTCTGAGCAAAACCTccccagaaaagaaaaccacGTGGAACATCTTG GACGATCAGCCGCGAGCATTCCCAGGCCCCTCTGGCTCTCGTGGCGTTGAGCCACCAGCAGGGATGAGGAGGAAAGAAGCCACTGTACTCCTGGCAGCCAACTTCACCGCCAACAACAG GAGCAACAAGGGCGCGATGGGCAACTGTGTCACCACCATGGTGCACAACAACTACTCCACCACTGAGAAGGGCCCCGCACCCAAAAGCTCCAACCAGGCACCCAGTTCCCTCAA CAATGTTGTCAAAGCGACCTCAAACGAGGACggtgaaagcagcagctttgtgaAGTCTCAGAAGAATTTCTCCAGCAACAACATCATGACCCGCAACAACAACAGCAGCCTGCCTCGGAGGAAGGAGGTGACCGAGGAAGAGGCGGAGAG GTTCATCCAGCAGGTGAACCTGGCCGCCGTGACCATCCAGCGCTGGTACCGACGCCATTCACAACggcacagggcagcagcagcagctctggggcgCTTGCTGGCTTCCAAAAGGGAG gaaaggcagcagcagatggaggAAGGGAATATCCTGGATTTGCATGAGAGGAAGGATGAGGAACGCCGGAAGATTCGAGAGGAGAAGGCACGCCTGGCCCGACGTGCTGCTATCCAG GAACTGCACCAGAAAAGGGCCCAAAAGGCTTCAGATGCAAAGCGCTTGGCAGAAGAAGAGCTTGCGCGGGTGAAGGAGAGCAGAAGGGTAGCAAAGAAGAAGCCTGCCAAACCTGCTTCTACAAGGAACGTCAGTCCAGCCAGCAGCGTCGCCAAAGCCAATAATGCTG AGGCCAATTTCCACTCAGTAGCTGCAGAGCCAGAAGAAAGTGGCCTCGCAGACCTTGGCTCCGTGCTCTTGCGGGACCCTGGGGCAGACGACAAGCTGCAG GATGTGAGCTCCAGAGAGACGGGTGGCGAGGATGTGGAGACAGTGGTGACTGCTATCAGCAGGACTCAGTCCAAGGTCACTCTCAATGAGCTGCTGGACACACTCAGGCTGTTGGAGGaagagccagagctgctgcccccacCAAAGCTCTTCAAGAAGGACAGATATGCCTGGGTAGATGGG CAGGAGGCCAGCTCCAATTCCCTGACTGCTGATAATTTGGAGAAGTTTGGGAAGCTGAATCACTCCCCGGGGGTCCCTGAGGATGGGGCTCTGCTCTCGGAGGCCAAGCTCCAAAGCATCATCAGTTTCCTGGATGAGATGGAGAAGTCGGAACAGGAGAGGCCCAGGTCGGCCGCCTCGGCCACGCAGCGGGAG GGTCTCCTCTTGGAAGAGGAGCTGGCTCACTTGGAGCAGGCATCGGCTGTTGCCACAGAGGTCACAGGCTCCATCATGAGGCTGAAGCTGGAAGTGGAGGAGAAGAAGCGAGCCATCAGCCTGCTACAGACGGCCCTG GCTCAGCAGAGGGAACTGACTATCCGGCACGTCAAACAGACTGAGAAGGAGCTCAGCCACCAGctcaggctgcagagggaacagTATGAGGCAGCTATCCAAAGGCATCTGGCCTTCATCGACCAG CTCATTGATGACAAGAAAGTGCTGAGTGAGAAGTGTGAGGCTGTGGTAGCTGAGCTGAAACAAGTGGACCAGAAGTACGGCAAGAAGATCACCCAGATGCAGGAGCAGCACGAGCTG gTCTGGCGCACTTTGGGCCCCTTTTGCGAG GAGATTAAGAAACTGAAGGAACTGATGAGCGCAACTGAGAAAATCAGGCGGGAGAAGTGGATTGAtgagaaaaccaaaaagatCAAAGAAATCACGGTGAAAG GGCTGGAGCCGGAGATCCAGAAGCTCATCGCCAAACACAGGCAGGACATCAGGAAGCTGAAGATGCTGCACGAGGCCGAGCTGCTGCAGTCGGATGAGCGGGCTGCCCAGCGCTACGGCCggcaggcagaggagctgcGGGGTCTGCTGGAGCGGGAGAAGGAGGAGCAGAGCCAGCGGGAGAGGGAGCGGGCCCGGCAGCG gtgcgagcagcagctggagcaggaggagcaggcgctgcagcagcagcggcgcCGGCTCTACGCCGAGGTGGCCGAGGAGAAGGAGCGGCTCAGCCAGCAAGCGGCCAG GCAGAGAGCGGAGGTGGAGGAGCTGCGGCGGCAGCTGGAGGCGAGCAGCTCGGCCGTCACCAGGGCACTGAAGGAGGAGTACgcaaaagagaaggaggagcaggagaggcGGCATCAG gcagaagtgAAGGTGCTGAAGGACCGGCTGGAGATGGAGAAGCAGGCCTGGGAGGCACACTACATGAAGAAGGAG GAAGCCTGGCTGCTCTCCCGGGagcgggagctgcgggaggaggtgaggaaggagagagacaaAGAGATCGAGTTGGTGATTCAGCGCCTGGAGGCCGACATGTCCTCAGCCAAGGAGGAGTGTGAGAGGGCAGCAGAGAACAG GATTAAGAGGATCCGAGACAAGTACGAGGTAGAGCTCCAGGAGCTAGAGAGGTCTGAGCGGAAGCTGCAGGAGTGCTGCAATGAGCTGAAGGGGcggctggcagagctggaagggGAGAGCATTCGTCTGCAGGGCCTGCTGAAGCACAAGGagcaggaggtggaggagaTCCAGAAG GTGAGGGACCAGCTGGCCCAGGAGCGGAGCAGCCTGGCAGAAGTGATCCGGCAGGAGTTTGCTGACAGGCTGGtggggacagaggaggagaaCAAGCAGCTAAAGGCGGAGATGGCGGAGATGAGAGCCCGGCAACGCCTGGAGCTGGATAGGGTGGTGCAGGAGAAGGACAAAGAGCTGGAGGAGGTTCACAGGAG GGTGAAGACGGCGGTgatgaggaaggaggagagcgTGAGCAGCCTTCGGAAGCAGTACGAA GCGGCTATGCAGAGAGCCGACCGCCTGGAAGCCCTCCTGGAGCAACAGCGAAAGCAGCTGCTGGCCACCAAGTGA